A window of Deltaproteobacteria bacterium genomic DNA:
GATGGAATTAAACAGCCATTCCATATATCAGTTTTAAACTTCTTTCCTCGCCACTCCTTGTCGCCAGGATGCTCACATAAAAAGGCGACCATTCTTCCAAAGACATAAATCGAAAGGCCGCCAAAAAACTTCTTACAATAAAAACTGTCTCTAGATTCAAGATCTTCAAAGAAATGACCAGCACTAAAGCTTTCGAGGGAATACTTTTTGTTCATATTACATCGCTGAACAAATTTCGACCAAGAGACCATTGCAGTCTCGTACGTAACTGACAGTTTGACCCCAGGGCTTTTGTGTCGGTTTACTGACTGAAACTGCACCAGCATTTACTGCGTGCTCAAATGCATTCTCAACATTGTCAGCCACAAATCCAATTTCAAATCCAGGGGCCTTACTTTTCAAACTCAACTTTTCATACTCAAAACCGTGCGAACCGGCGGTGGCATGATTAACAAAACCAAGTTTGGTATCGCCAGTCTTCATTTCACCATAATCTTTGGACTCATGAAGAAAACCAGCTTCAAGCCCAAACGCTTTTGAATAAAAGGCCATCGTTTTTTCAACGTCATCAACGTACAATAAGGTATATCCAAGTCTCATAAATTTTTCCCTTTCAGTTCATCTAGGAAAATTCCAATTCTAACCGTTTCAAACTAAAACCAGAGTTTCTCCTTGCGAAACTTAGGTTCTCCACGGTTGATGGTGGACAAAAAACCTATTGAGTTTTTCAAGCTGTCCTCAATGCATCTTAGAATAGAATCAAGTATTTCGACAACTCCTCTGTTTCGTAACAAAGCGTTCCTCAATCAAAAATACGCCATCGAAGGGCTCACGGCTCGCCAAATTGCCGTCCTCATTGGGAGCAGCCATTCAACGATAAACAATGCCTTAGTGCGATTTGAAATACTAAGAACTGCCAGAGTGTCAGGACGGGAAGTTTATGGAACAAAATCTCAAGGAGGAAACCGGGGTTTTGCACACTCGGGTGCAAAATGGTAGTCGATAGTATACTAAGAAAACGGAGTCTAGGCTGGTCCTATAAGACAATCTCTGAGTGGCTCACGTTAAGAGGGATCAAAAGTCCCTCCAGGCAAACGCGATGGTATCATACAACCATCCGACGAATTGAAACTAGCGCCCTAGAATCTACCAAACTTACTGAAGACCTTCGTTTCGATGAGAGCCCTTCCGAATGCCTTTACAAATGAGGTCGGCGCCCTCGCATAGCTAATCGAATTTGGTTCAGTTCATCAGAACGAGTATCGAGCTGGTCAGAAGACTAGAAGCGAGAAAATAGGGGGCATTGATTGCTGTATACAAAAACGGACGCGGGAAATTTGGATTGATCGCAATTGTCATTGTCATGGGAACAAAATAGCCAATTCCAACCGTCGATCCAAATATTAGTGCATCCGAAAGAGTTTGGATATTCAGCATCTTTATAAATGCGCCACTCGTCATTGTGATAAGCAGACCGCAAACTGCTGGTCCTGCAATCATCAGGACTGAAGGCTTTTGTCTTTCCTCCTTCTCTCTTCCCATCGCGAAAGCATACATTTTAGCAATGATGACGCCAAAATAGATGCCTCCAAAAATGAAATTTACGATTGTAACTACTATCACACCTAACCAACTTGTTTCAGTTAAAGCCGTCAACATTGTTAACTCCTTTGTTGTGAGTAATTATCTTATGTATAAATATGCCATTTTATGGCATATTTGTTTTATGCCAAAATCTAGCTACATAAGCCGCAAAAGTCGTCTGGACAAGCTCATTGGTCTTTTGAGGTCTCAGGAAATGCGAAATTCTTTGGAACTCAGTCAGTTGCTCAATGTAAGTCGACGAACCTTAATGCGTGACCTACAAGATTTGGAAGAAGCCGGATTTCCAATTGAATCAGACAGAGGCCGAGGAGGTGGCATTAGACTTCATCACGGATGGGGTTTGGGCAAATTACAGTTAAATTACAGCGAAATTCTAGATCTGCTTATTGCATTGGCTACAATGGAAAAGTTGCAGCCGACGTTTCTGATGAGCCATCTTAGAAGTATACGATTCAAAATTGCCCAATCTTTTCCCGATTCGCAAAGACGTCAGATTGAAGAGATTAGAAAAAGGATTTTAGTCGGTGATATGGCCCCAAGAAAAGTTTTGTCGAGCTTTAAATTGCCAAAAGAAAAAATTATAATCCCACTTCGAATCAGTTTTTTTGAAAGCAAGCAGCTAGCAATCACTTACGTCGACGAGAAAGGGATCAGTACCAATCGAACAATTGAGCCTCATTTTTTACTTTTTAACTGGCCTGTTTGGCACATCCTCGCTTGGGACTACCTGCGAGAAGATATTCGCTTTTTCAGAGTAGATAGAATTTCAAGTAGCGAGTTAACAAATGAACTTTTTAAGTCTAAAGACAGAGTGAAATTTAACAGGGCGATTACTGAATTTTTTGAGTCTGTGTAGAAGACGAGTTTAGATTTAAGAATTTATGTCACTCTGAGCTAGCCATAAGAACTTGTCCCACTCATCGTCTTAACTTGGCGTAGAGCTTCAACTCTTGAGGCCGTACCAGCCATTAATCATGAACGCTTGAAAAAAACGGATTGGTATAGGGATGCCGCTTTGCCTTAGCAGCGATTCGGTTTCTATGGGCGAAAGCACTGTCAGCATTTCGCGCAACACTTGAGATAAATTCGCAAGTGACTCTGGTGTTGCGCCCATCAAAATTTGAACTTCCTTCCAATTGTTTAACATCATCGGAAATTCTTGCGAGCTTAAATCATAACTGATTTCTGTATTGATCAATACTCCATTGGTACGCAATCGACTGGACATCGCCTGATAGAAACCCAACCGTTCATCGCGCTTCACGAAGTGCCCGACCAGAATACTCAATGCCGCATCAAAATTCTCACCTGTAGGCGCATCGTTAACATATCCATGAATGAGTTCACAGCGGTCAAGGATTCCAGCCGACTTTAGTTTTTCACGACAGACATCAAGCATTCCAACAGATGGGTCAACGCCAACAAATGTCCACTCTGGAAATTGTTTAGCGAGTGAAAATAACTCTGCTCCAGTTCCAACACCCACACAAAGAACTCGGGCACGAACGAGAGCATTTTTTAAAATAAGACGAATGAGAAAATGCATGTTGTCAGCTATGGGTGCTAACTGCTGGTTTTTCTCATCGTATACTTTGGCAGCATTTGTAAAATGGTCGATCACTGTGGGGCTTGGATTCATTCAGCAATCCCACTAACTTCAATTTTATCGACCTGCGCTTTAAGATTAGAGGTAGCTTTCAAAATTGCTTTCATATTTACAGTCATGCTTTCTATTTCTCCATCCCCATTTCTTCTAAAAGTTGGACTGGATTCTGAATTTTCAATAAACTTTTGAATCCGAAGACTCTTCTCTCAGTGGAGAGAATATAATCTTGTTAAGACCCTAGAACCATTTGCAGGTTCCGTATATGTTGGACTCCAACTTCGGCAAGTCGAACTCAACCGTCACCTGTCTCAATTTTCTTCAGCATACTTCTTGAAGTTATTAAGTATCGATTGCCAGCCATTTTTCTGCATTTCTACCGGATTCTGATTTTCGGCATCAAAAACGGTCGTGACCTTCGTCGCATCTCCCACCCGCTCGAAACTTGTGACGACTTTTCGACCGTCAGTTAAAGTATAAGCAAGTTTCTTTTGAATTATAACTTCGTTGTAAATAGCTTCAAAATCGAAACCAAAACTTCCGTCCTTAGCTTCCATTCTTGCTGAGTACTTTCCTCCAACGCTAAGATCATTCGTGGCTCTTGGGCAGCACCATTCTGGCACTGCAAAATTCCACTGAGTAATATGATTCGGCTCTGTCCAATATTGCCAAACCTTTGGGAGCGTTGTTGAGATTGTTGCTTCGATTTGAATTTTTGAATTACCCATTAGTGGCTCTCCTTAATTTTATCAAACATCTCCCTAAACTATTGATTCCTCGATGAACCACGGCACCACGGAGGGGAGAGCCCCAGGAGCAAAAGCCAACAATATCATGGGCTTAAGCTCCAAATTTGGTGTCAAAAATGGTGGAGGCGGGGGGAATTGAACCCCCGTCCGCAGGTGATCCACGATAAGGCGCTTCATACTTAGTCTATGTTTTAATTATGATGACTTCGCTTCCATAGACAAAATCACTGCCATCATTCCACCAGCATTTTTAAGTTGGTGCCCTGGAGAAAACAACACTCAACCGATATGGCATTAATTACAGCCAGTTAACTCAACACCATCGATTAAGTTAGTGACCGTGGCAGCACTAAGCTGCCATTGCTACGTTTTCGTTAGCAATTAAAAGTTTGCACCTTTTTATCGAGGTCCCTGTGCGCCCCGGTATGCTCCTCATGCTTCAGCGCCCACGTCGAAGCCGTGTCGCCCCCGTTATATTCTTTAATAATGTCATAAAAAACTATGACAGATCCATTCTATCATTAGAATGGAAAAAACAACAGAGATTATAAAATAAACCTCTAACAAAAACTAAACCACAATCCTCTATTATCCTTAACCTAAGATCATTCCGTTTCAATTTTTCGTTCTAGTTTAACCTAAGTCATTTATTGAGGAAAAGCTGAGCAAGATTGTTTCATTATTTGTTTCATGACATATTTGATTATTTTTATAAAATATCTAGGATAAGTTTAGAGTTGAAATTCTAATAATTTTTCTAAACTTTGAAAAGAAAAATAAACATTAAAAAAAAATAATTTCTTAGGCAAATGAAAATTACCATTTTTTACCCTAATTTTTAATAAGTTATCAACCAAACCCACAGAGTTATCCACATACTAGACTAAATTCTTTTCATATTATATATAGAAATTTAAGAACTAAAAACGCAAAGCGTCGTATATTTTTAATGATCATTCACTAAGTTTTTTAAAAAAACAAGACCCAGATCAGATTTCAAATTAGATTTGAGACTCAAAGAAGGACGCTGCTTGCAAAGCTCGTTCTGCTAAGGATTGAACAGTACTTTCTCCTTCTTCTTTCTTCTTCATCAATTCAAGATTTTTTTTAAAAATGGATAGCTGTTCTTCGCTGATTTTATTGGTAACTGGAAATAATTGAATATTTAATTGATAAACTCGTTCGCCTTTTTTTTCTTTTCTTCCCATGGAATTATCTTTATGAATGCTTTTTCTGAGTTGTCTCAACTTAAATTTAATATCTTCAAACTCTTCCTTTGTTAGCGACATTGTTAACGTACCAAATTCACGATCTTGGGGAGCGTCCTGATACAAAGACTCCAAGCCCAGATACATCAGCTGCGTTTGCAATTTTCGGACAAGGGCAACTGGGATTTCCTCTGGAGAATCAATCAAAGTATGTGATTTTTTTATTTCACCCGTAATAGGATCTTTTTTGATTTCGCCACTCGCTAATAATGAGTTTAAGGACGCTTCGATCTCTGCCTCAGAGGCTTTATTTCTAAGTAATTCCTTCAAGTTCTTGGTTGTAAAAGAAACACCCTCTTGATCAATCATGGCATATAAAATCCAAGCAACCCAATTGGGAATTTTTTCCCAAGTTTTGCGATCGATCTCACCGCTCTTTAGTTTTTGTTCAACCCGCACTTCTGAAATTTTTTTTAAATAAATATTTCTTTCGGAGGTATCTTCAGCTTGATTTAACTTTACAAGATAGGAAAACTCCTCGCTTTGGTCTTTGCTTAATGCCAGCGCCTTGGCAAATTTTCCGATCATGTCTTCAGAAAGATTTCTCTGGCCCTCGATAATCATTTTTAAATAATTTGGGGACTTAATATTGGCAGCTGCAGAAAAAAGTTGATAGCTATAAGGTCTGAGATCATTCTTACTGAGCTCCTTTTTAGCCTGATAAAACTCGCGTAAATACAAACGGTAGTCGAGATAATCTGAAAGATTAGGCAATCCTTGTGAATTCTTTGATTTTTCATCACTTTTCTTAAACTGATCAACTGACATAACCACCCCTTTGTAACTAAGTACACAGAAGTAAAAAAATAAAATCAATTCATTTTTTACTTTTGTCTGGGCAGAGCACCATGGTCGAATATACTGGTGCCAAAAAGTTCAGATTTGAACTCAATCCCACTTAGATAAATAAGGAGCAAGGTTGATGCCATTAAAACTGGACTGCAATCCTCTATTCCTATTTTATTCCAAACTTGAAGGGAAACTCGTAGGAATTGATATACGACTAAATATAAGCAAAATCTTGTTAGATATTTTAGATTTCTTGGATTCAGTTTTAATTTCAACAGTCACATGTCCCATGCTGTTGTTTTCAATCACCGTGGCTGATTTAAATAAATCCATAAAACTTGCATTTCCACGAGACCCTTGTGTCGAGCGGTGCACGTTAAGATCACTCTCATCAAGATTTTTTTCAACATTGTTTTGAGCTGCCGTTAAATCTCGTTTGAGCATCAATTCTGATTTCAATGAAATTATTTGATTATCTTGGCCCTTGATGATCGCAGTAAATCCTGCCCTTCCATTAACAATTTCAAATGAATTAAAATAAACTTCCTCAATTCTATTATGTCTATTATGCTTCATTTCCTCTTGAGCTTCATTACCTCTTTTGCTGTCTCTGTCTGTACTGGAGTTTTTTAAAAATTGAAATAACTCATTATACTCGGCATCCTCCACATTATAATGCCAATACTTTATATTAGCGTTCGAATGTCTTAAAATGGCATGGGACTGCGCCCCCTCATTTTTAATTTTAACCACTAAATTCGAGCAATCGTCTGAATATTTATATGAATCCACACACTGAGCAGTCACAAAGAGGTTCGCCTCGCTCATTTTCATTAATGAATTTTCTTTAAAAGCAGTTTGAAGCCGAATATCACTAATTTCATTCCCTGTCCTTAAAGTAATATCAATTGTTATCTGCTTCGTTTTGTCGACTAAATAACTCATCTCCATTAACGAGCCAGCAAGTATCTTATTCAGTTGAGCTTGTTGTGCGGTCACTTTATTTTCTTCCGAAATTAAAAATTTCAAAATCGAATCATTAGAAGCGCCAGAGTAAATGAACCCTAAATCATTTCCCCCACCAGTTAAGATTGCTGAGCTAGCGGTTATCTTTGAACTATTTGAAGCTACAAACAGATTATCACTGCTGGACGGATCCTTTGAATTAAAAGAGTAATTTGGTGCTGAGGTTCTCGCTTTTAATTTTTCTGATTCCTTTTGTTCGGCAGAAAGCTTTTTGGTCATTTTCTTGGACGTTCTATTTGATAAATCGAGACTATCTCTTCCTTGTTTATCTTTAACTTCATTTTTTGGTAAAGGTTTGGTCTCTTTTGCCGTCGAAGGCGGAGCAGAGGGTGGCAATTGAGGAGTAGGTGCTGGCTGTTCTGCTGGTGCTGGTGTTTGCGTCGCGGGAGGCGTTTCAACTTTAGAAGGCTCTTTTTTCACCCCACATGAAGTTACAATTAAAGAAATTCCCATCAAAACTATGGCTTTCTGCCATTTCAATTGCCATTTCATTTTAAGCCCCCAATTTAACATCTTAAACCCCCAAATTAATTAGAAAATCTACCGTATAATTAATAATTAGAAAATCTACTTCGTTTTACTTTTCTGCTAACCAAGAAAAACAAACAAGCTATTGAAACAGTTGAAGCAAACAGCACGCCAACTATAAACGCAAAAGAATCGTTGTCTTTACGGTTAAATAAGTAAAAAATACATTTATGTTTATTTTTAGGTCATGGGAGCTCGAGAAAACTCCATTAAAAAAAATTTATTCTTATTCAGCGATTTTAAGCGTGGTCACTATCTTTGCGGGTCTATTTTCTATCTCTTATTTAGATCAAAAAATTACCTATCTCTTCAGAGAAGATGATTGGAAATGGCTGTTTGCTCGAGAAATCACCAATGTTGGTTTGTTTTCAAATTACTTTATTGCCGCATTGACAGTTCTTGCAATTTGTTTTTACTTGATCAAATTAAAACGAGTCACTCACCCCAAAATTCATTCTGTTTATCGTAAATCTCAAGTTATGATTTATTCTTTACTTTTCTCAGGATTGTGTCTCCAATTTTTTAAATTTTTGTTTGGACGTCAACGACCCAAAATATCTCCTGATTTTGATCCCCATGCTTTTTATCCGTTTAATACCCATTGGAATTTTCATTCTTTGCCCTCTGGACATACCCAAGTGTTATTTTGCGTGGCCACTTTTTTTTCCTATTACTATCCTCAAAAAAAATATTTATTCTATTCCTTGGCTACAGCTCTTAGCTTCACCCGCGTGATGACTCGCGATCATTTTTTTGCCGATGTTCTTATCGGCGCACTCGTTGGACATCTTACTTGCCTATGGCTATTTTATTTTCTTTCCAAGAAAGAATCTAAGCTCGTGTTCTGAAAGTCGTTTCAAACACGCATTAAAAACCTACAAATCTAAAAAGCCCGTTAAACCTTGACTTTTTTTTAGTTGCATTGAGATTTCTTTGTATTGTGGACAGAATTTTTCGACTAAGTTCCAAAAACTGTCAGAATGATTTAAATGTTTCAAATGAGCAAGCTCGTGGATCAATACATAGTCAATAATTTCATCTGAAAATAGGATTAATCTCCAGTTCAAATTGATAATTTTATTTGTTGAACAACTACCCCATCTGCTCTTTTGCTCTCGAAATTTTATTTGGGAAGGGTATAGCTCCATTTGTTGAGATAAATAATTAACTCTTTCAGTTAGAAAACGAATAGATTCCCTTCTGTAGAAAACCCTTAGAGTATGAATTTGATTTTCGTATTCTAATTTTTTGCTCAGAGCATGCCATTCCTTTAAAGGAACGTGTAAGAGCATAGTTCTATGAGCATTCATTTCTGGCAAAGAAACAAAATATTTTTTTCCTGGCGTGATGACAACCCTTAAAACATAATCTACGCCTCGAAAAGGAAAAACTTCATCTTCTCGAATTCTTTTTTCAGGATACTGACTTTCAATTTCTTTGATTCTTTTTATGTTTTTTTCAATCCAACCTATTTTGCTTTTCAAAAAACTCAAGATAAAATAATGAGACGTCTTTAATCCCGTTCTTACGATAATAGGCCTCTTAGGAGCCATAAAGACCGTTACTGATCGGCGCTTTGATTTTCTTTCAATTTGAAATTCATAATTTTCAAAACGGACGATTTCTGACGACATAGATGGATTTTATCCTATTTTTCAGACGACATCAACCGGCACAATGAAAATCAAATTTTATCTAATATCATTAGACTTCACCAGCATCCAACGGTTATCCTCTTTAAAATCTTGAGAAAAAATGAATTCTTAGGAGAATAAAAAATGAAATGTATGGAAATGCATGGAAATGTCTGGAAAAATTATGAAATGTAAGAAAAAGAATTTAAAAAATTAAAAAAGAATTTAATAAATTTAAATAAATTTAAAAAAAACTTTTAACTGACGAGTGTGCTTAATCATGACCGATAATTTTTTTAATTTAGATCCAGAAAATGTATTACTTGCTAGTGAAAGAGCTGGTTTTGTTCCTACTGGTTTATTTACACAGTTAAATTCCTATGAAAACCGCGTTTTTGATTTAAAAATGGAATCATCTGAAAATATTATAGCTAAATTTTATCGTCCCCAACGATGGACTTTAGAATCCATTCAGGAAGAACATGCTTTTTTAAATGAGCTGAATGCTGAAGATATTCCCTGTCTTGAGCCTTTACTTTTAAAAAATGGAAAAACCATCCTCGAACATAATGGTATCTTCGTTTCCTTTTTTCCTAAATTTCGTGGACGCATGCCTCAAGAGTTTCTCAATGATGACTTAAAAAGAATTGGCCAGCTCATGGCCAGAGTGCACAATGTAGGCGCACGAAAAATAGCATTTCATCGTCCAACCCTTGACTCGAGTTATTTTGGTGGTTGGGAAACTTTGGACTTGTTACAAGATAAGGTACTACCAGAGCTAAGGTCTCGGTATATTAAATCAGCCGAAATTATTTTAGAATTTATTGATTATGAATTTAATCCCGCAGAGTTTATCCGCATTCACGGAGATTGTCATAAAGGAAATGTTTTACAGTTTCAAGATTTGTTTTACCTTGTTGATTTCGATGATTTTTTAAATGGCCCTGTTATCCAAGACCTATGGATGCTGCTCAGTTTTGACGATACCACTTTGGAAAAAGAAAAAGATTTGCTTGTTGAAGGTTACGAGCTTTTTCGTGAATTTCCCTTTCACCAATGGGGTTGGGTAGAAGCGCTTCGCGGATTAAGAATCTTGATGTATGCAGGCTGGATCGCCAAACGTTGGAGTGACCCTTCTTTTCCAAAAATATTTCCCAATTTTGGCTCCTATTCCTTTTGGGCGGAAGAAACCGAAGCGCTCGAAAAGATTGCTTGGAATTTAGGAACGGCTCTTTAGAGTCTTGCGCAAAAATAACTTGGGCCCTTAGGTTCATGACGCTTTGATCTTGCCTTGTCTTTCTTTTATTTAACAAAAATACTAAATTTAAACCTGGTTGCTTTCGCAACTTAATCTTAAACCTAGACTTAGTAAAAGGATAACTTATGAAAAAAATTAAAGTGGCAAATCCCGTTGTAGAGCTCGATGGCGATGAAATGACAAGAATCATTTGGGCTTTCATTAAAAATAAACTGATCACTCCCTACCTTGATATCGATATTAAATACTTTGACCTGGGAATGGAAAATCGCGATAAAACCAATGATCAAGTAACTATTGACTCTGCCGAAGCCATCAAGAAATACAATGTGGGAATCAAGTGTGCCACAATTACGCCAGATGAAGAACGAGTTAAAGAATTTAAGCTAAAACAAATGTGGAAGTCTCCTAACGGAACCATTCGAAATATTCTTGATGGTACCGTTTTTCGTGAGCCTATTATTATGAAAAATGTCCCTCGCCTCGTACCTGGATGGACAAAACCCATCATGATCGGCAGACATGCTTTCGGAGATCAATACCGGGCTACAGATTTCGTGACCAAAGGAAAAGGGAAACTCACTATCACTTTCGAAGGCGAAAATGGAGAGAAAATTTCTCATGAAGTATTCAACTTCAAAGGGGATGGCGTTGCCATGGCCATGTATAACACTGACGAGTCTATTAAAGGCTTTGCAAAATCTTGCTTCAACGTCGCTTTAACTAAAAAATGGCCACTTTATTTATCAACAAAAAACACGATTCTTAAAAAGTACGATGGTCGCTTCAAAGATATTTTCCAAGAAATCTATGAGAAGGACTTTAAAGCTGCCTTTACCTCTGCAGGTATTACGTATGAGCATCGTCTTATTGATGACATGGTCGCCAGTTGTTTAAAATGGGAAGGTGGTTTTGTATGGGCCTGCAAAAACTACGATGGGGATGTTCAGTCAGATACCGTAGCTCAAGGTTTTGGTTCTCTCGGGTTAATGACATCCGTATTGATCACCCCCGACGGAAAAACCATGGAAGCTGAAGCGGCCCATGGGACGGTCACCAGGCACTACCGCCTTCATCAGCAAGGAAAACCAACATCCACTAATCCCATTGCCTCCATTTTTGCGTGGACCAGGGGCTTGGCACATCGAGGAAAATTAGACAGCAATCCAGAGCTCATTCGCTTCGCAGAAACCTTAGAGCAAGTTTGTGTTCAAACCGTCGAATCAGGTTTGATGACGAAAGACTTAGCTGCTTGCATATACGGCGACAAGATCCCTGCCGACAAGTATTTAAACACGGAACCCTTCTTAGAAGCTATTGATAGAAATCTTTTGAAAGCCTTGAACCTCAACTAGATTTCTATACCCGATAGGGTATAGTATTATCATTTTATTATGATACTATACCTGATCGGGTATCATTGAATCTATAAGCGAATTTGCCATAATCAAGATTTTAGGAGGCTAGAAAAAAATGACTGATCTGGAAATTCGTTTTACTTTTCCATCAATAATTCTGGATTTCCCTCCGGTATGAATAGCGACCACTTCGCCTCTTTCATTTAAAAGGGGCCCACCGCTATTTCCATGATTTGAGTCAGCAGAGCTAAAAAACATTCTGTCCAACTGCCAATAGTCCATTAAAGATTCTTGAACTTCAAAAAATGAAGCCTGACTTTTTGGTTCTAGCAAAACTCCAGAAGAAACTTTCAGCCCTTTTCCGTCTGAATTTGGTCCCGGTGACCTATCTGCAAAATCGTTGGGATCCTCCACTTGAAAACTCTCTGGATTACATGCCGTGCAAGCTGGATAACCAAACAAGAAAATCCTCTGACCAAACAGAGGAAGCTTATCGGCAACTTTTAAGGGCTTGCCTATAGGTCTACTAAGAGACAAACCAATATAATCAGAATCTTCAGCAAAAAAAGTGTTTCTAACTCTCGCCATGTAAGTCATTGGCGGAGCCATGCCAATGGTAGCTTGGTCTAGATAGGGATTCAGCAGTAACTCACCTTCCTTGTTGAAAATAAAAACGGCAATTCGTTGCTTTTCAGAAAAGATCTTTTTAAATTTACTTAATTTTGATTTTTTTCTAAATTTTACATCACGAAATTTTTCTACAAAACTCATGAAACCATCCACAACATGTGCATTCGTCCACAAAGTTGAGCCCTCGCCTGTCAAAAATCCTGTGCTTTTTCGAATGTCAAAGGTGATCAAGCAATTCATTTGGTAAGTAATATCCTTATTCCCTTCGCAGCTTTCAATTTGTTTGATCAAAACAGTTTTATCATTTTCATCCAGTGAGCCTGTATTCATTGAACTTGTATTTATTGAATTTGCATCGATGGAACTTGTTTTCATTTTTCGGATATTGTCTTTAAATTTTGAACCCTGACCATTGGAAACATCCACGACCCGAAGAAGTCGGTCCTCTCCAGCGGCAAGAACTCGCAATTCGAAAACTGAGGAACCCGCAGCTCTTACAACATCAGGCAATCCCTTGACGTTTAATGGATAAAAGCCTCGAGGGTTATCAAGATTCAAAGTCAATTGAGAATCAATTGGAAAATCAGCGGGCTTTTTCGTTTCTACTGAGTTTTTCGGTTCTATTGATTCACGTGATCCAGTTACTTGTTTGGAAGATTTTCCACACCCAACCAGGCACTCTAAAATAAAAAACGCACTTATTGGCAGAATAAAATATTTCAATTGATCCCCCTGTCATTAAAATGATCCCTAAGCTATTAGAAAACAAAGTCTTGGTATCTGTTTAAATCTTCAATTCTTTTTTCGGTCATATCTAGAAGACAAG
This region includes:
- a CDS encoding NADP-dependent isocitrate dehydrogenase — encoded protein: MKKIKVANPVVELDGDEMTRIIWAFIKNKLITPYLDIDIKYFDLGMENRDKTNDQVTIDSAEAIKKYNVGIKCATITPDEERVKEFKLKQMWKSPNGTIRNILDGTVFREPIIMKNVPRLVPGWTKPIMIGRHAFGDQYRATDFVTKGKGKLTITFEGENGEKISHEVFNFKGDGVAMAMYNTDESIKGFAKSCFNVALTKKWPLYLSTKNTILKKYDGRFKDIFQEIYEKDFKAAFTSAGITYEHRLIDDMVASCLKWEGGFVWACKNYDGDVQSDTVAQGFGSLGLMTSVLITPDGKTMEAEAAHGTVTRHYRLHQQGKPTSTNPIASIFAWTRGLAHRGKLDSNPELIRFAETLEQVCVQTVESGLMTKDLAACIYGDKIPADKYLNTEPFLEAIDRNLLKALNLN
- a CDS encoding trypsin-like peptidase domain-containing protein, whose translation is MKYFILPISAFFILECLVGCGKSSKQVTGSRESIEPKNSVETKKPADFPIDSQLTLNLDNPRGFYPLNVKGLPDVVRAAGSSVFELRVLAAGEDRLLRVVDVSNGQGSKFKDNIRKMKTSSIDANSINTSSMNTGSLDENDKTVLIKQIESCEGNKDITYQMNCLITFDIRKSTGFLTGEGSTLWTNAHVVDGFMSFVEKFRDVKFRKKSKLSKFKKIFSEKQRIAVFIFNKEGELLLNPYLDQATIGMAPPMTYMARVRNTFFAEDSDYIGLSLSRPIGKPLKVADKLPLFGQRIFLFGYPACTACNPESFQVEDPNDFADRSPGPNSDGKGLKVSSGVLLEPKSQASFFEVQESLMDYWQLDRMFFSSADSNHGNSGGPLLNERGEVVAIHTGGKSRIIDGKVKRISRSVIFF